A part of Aegilops tauschii subsp. strangulata cultivar AL8/78 chromosome 2, Aet v6.0, whole genome shotgun sequence genomic DNA contains:
- the LOC109736053 gene encoding noroxomaritidine synthase 1, producing MTISPSSLLGQATASGSMAHLEPGCGSSSHETLPTSSISSRRTTPTFPRARSLLLSSTLWVEASLPLTVSQLVGSAPKSRACSPGRTRLPVWQLAAMTSVDPNLLSMYMPPMEAAVALDTVMEVAFLRLMMPASCWKSMRWLNIGPERKLKAAHTVLGEFVTEMLERRKINTCPVGNDEEEEVVDIISSFINDPDYADDDLGQAMIISYMLAARDTVGTTLTWLFYNLTQNPDIISIIRKELSPVASRKVAAGARAMLTFEPDDIESLVYLRATLYETLRLYPPAPLEIKMVAADDILPSGHKVHAGDTILISILSTRRMKSVWGNDCLDYNPSRWLTEDGNNIRYVPSHKFLAFNSGPRMCLGKNIAIMQMKTVIAAVLWNFDVQVVEGQSIQPKPSCILEMKNGLILKLKKRDM from the exons ATGACTATTTCACCCTCGTCCTTGCTGGGTCAGGCCACAGCTTCAGGGAGCATGGCCCACCTGGAACCGGGATGCGGTTCTTCATCACATGAGACCCTGCCAACGTCCAGCATATCTTCACGACGAACTACACCAACTTTCCCAAGGGCTCGAAGTTTGCTGCTATCTTCGACATTATGGGTGGAAGCCTCTTTACCATTGACGGTGAGCCAGCTCGTCGGCAGCGCGCCAAAGTCCAGAGCGTGCTCACCAGGCCGCACTCGGTTGCCAGTATGGCAGCTTGCTGCCATGACAAG CGTGGACCCTAACCTCCTATCCATGTACATGCCACCCATGGAAGCCGCGGTCGCCCTAGACACAGTCATGGAGGTTGCCTTTCTCCGGCTCATGATGCCGGCTTCTTGTTGGAAGTCTATGAGGTGGCTAAATATCGGCCCAGAGAGAAAGCTAAAGGCGGCACACACCGTGCTAGGAGAGTTCGTCACGGAGATGTTGGAGAGGAGGAAGATAAACACATGCCCTGTTGGTAATGACGAGGAAGAAGAGGTTGTGGATATTATATCTTCCTTCATCAATGACCCTGACTATGCAGACGACGACTTGGGCCAAGCGATGATCATTAGCTATATGCTCGCAGCTAGGGACACAGTTGGAACAACCTTGACATGGCTTTTCTACAACCTCACCCAGAATCCTGACATCATTTCAATCATCCGCAAGGAACTCTCACCAGTTGCATCACGCAAAGTAGCAGCAGGTGCTAGGGCCATGCTGACCTTTGAGCCAGACGACATAGAATCTCTTGTCTATTTGAGAGCCACGTTGTATGAAACTCTCAGGTTGTACCCACCAGCACCTCTCGAGATCAAGATGGTAGCCGCTGATGATATCTTGCCGAGTGGTCATAAGGTGCATGCGGGCGACACCATCCTTATTTCTATCCTCTCCACGCGGAGAATGAAGAGTGTGTGGGGTAATGACTGCCTTGACTATAACCCAAGTAGGTGGCTGACAGAGGATGGTAACAATATAAGGTATGTGCCATCTCACAAGTTCTTGGCCTTCAACTCGGGTCCGAGAATGTGCCTCGGCAAGAACATCGCGATTATGCAGATGAAGACTGTCATTGCTGCAGTGTTGTGGAACTTCGATGTGCAGGTGGTGGAAGGGCAGAGCATTCAGCCCAAGCCGTCTTGTATTCTAGAGATGAAAAATGGGCTCATACTTAAGTTGAAGAAGCGAGATATGTAA